Below is a genomic region from Deltaproteobacteria bacterium.
ACAACACTTCTCGCACGACTATCTGCTTAAGCGCCGAGACGAATTTGGTGTAATAAAGAACTACTTCCTGACATCGTCCAGCAATGTAGTCGCCAATTACAGCCCTGCTCATTTCCTCAAACGGCCAAAGCGCCGCGTTTTCGGGAAGGTTCTCGTGGGTGCTAATTATATTCCGGCCCAGCCGAGCTAAAGTGCTAGCACTACGCTTGCCAATAGCCACAAATTCGGTCATCACACCCGAATCTAGCTCCTGTGCTTCTACGGCCTTTATGACATTTGCGTTATAACCACCACAAAGACCCCTATCGCCAGAAATTACAATTACGCGGCGCACATCAACTTTTTCGGCCTTTTCTAACAGCGGATGAGTAAATTCACCGCTTAGATCGGCCACCAGAGTATTAACTATGCCATTCAGGCGGTCGCTATAAGCTCTACCGCCTTGAGCCGCATCCTGGGCGCGCTTTAGTTTCGCCGCCGCAACTAACTTCATAGCCCTGGTTATCTGGCGCGTATTGTTCACCGAAGTAATTCGCCTGCGAATTTCCTTTAATCCAGCCACCTTTATTGCCCCGCCTTAGTTGCTAGCTCGACTTTCTTCTTGCACTGCT
It encodes:
- the atpG gene encoding ATP synthase F1 subunit gamma, whose protein sequence is MAGLKEIRRRITSVNNTRQITRAMKLVAAAKLKRAQDAAQGGRAYSDRLNGIVNTLVADLSGEFTHPLLEKAEKVDVRRVIVISGDRGLCGGYNANVIKAVEAQELDSGVMTEFVAIGKRSASTLARLGRNIISTHENLPENAALWPFEEMSRAVIGDYIAGRCQEVVLYYTKFVSALKQIVVREVLLPFDVLHSAAGEGISGSGGSGRANAEEEKLDPQLLISPVGYSPEPGVILSELVPMLVRTRLLQAGLEAKASENASRMTAMDSATSNASELIDKLKLYYNRARQSTITRELIDIVGGAEAIQ